One genomic segment of Salarias fasciatus chromosome 8, fSalaFa1.1, whole genome shotgun sequence includes these proteins:
- the LOC115392935 gene encoding stonustoxin subunit beta-like — MSSEVLQVAALGQPFTLGMLYDARRDSITSGLPLWDQTTIQANTTDSLQSSSAFEISASDSTQSKSSLLDVEASVKASFLGGLIKVGGSAEYLTDQKKFMNQSRVTFQYKATTHFKQLSMTRLSADEGLIERSSATHVVTGILYGANAFFVFDSQKLDSSNVQKISGSMQAVIKKIPTFNVEGQAQIQLTDEEKALVQTFSCKFYGDLNLPSNPTTFEEAVKTYVELPKLLKSQAEKLVPLKVWLMPLTNLASTAPKLMSGISVGLVRKVEETLEDMKQMKSRCNDALVDEIIEKFPQIKEDLSRYQKLCNDYTSNLRKTLETKLPSIREGNEDESSLRQLFDSRDTSPFSHEKLLKWLEGKEREINIMRSCVEIMEGIKIVHNQSELDREVLNPGIKEALCFVFTSLESADPCLDAMAQFLDSVQSSSANDVPWYYSEEVFNRITEKAKIFHELATKFKNNSEFRFLVAAIKNDKHIGATIYQYKDAKMITEDFTVKDVLGPVEKITDKEDLIWYSCDLTVDQDTVGNELILSEENKKVTNDGQTSYPDNPRRFPVPQFMCREALTRRSYWEVEWSHSSREAVITGVAYERIQRSDKLCIVGYNYDSLGLGHAVVEDPPPKLLAFFGSMKAVWKEPCPPGCTRVGIFLDWPAGSLSFYMVSSNQLTHLHTFHTRFFYPVYPAFWIGRSSNYVDLRQNL, encoded by the exons GACTCCCATTGTGGGATCAAACAACGATACAAGCAAACACAACTGATtcccttcagagcagcagtgccTTTGAGATCTCTGCGTCCGACTCCACTCAGTCCAAATCGTCCCTCCTGGATGTTGAAGCTTCAGTGAAAGCCAGTTTCCTCGGAGGTCTGATTAAAGTCGGAGGATCTGCCGAATACCTGACAGACCAGAAGAAGTTCATGAACCAGAGCAGAGTAACCTTTCAGTACAAAGCCACCACCCACTTCAAACAGCTGTCAATGACTCGTCTCAGTGCAGATGAAGGTTTGATTGAGAGAAGTTCTGCTACTCATGTGGTCACTGGCATCCTTTATGGGGCAAAcgctttctttgtgtttgacagTCAGAAGTTAGACTCCAGCAATGTCCAAAAAATCAGTGGCAGCATGCAAGCTGTGATCAAGAAGATTCCTACCTTCAATGTGGAGGGACAAGCTCAGATCCAGCTGACCGACGAAGAAAAAGCCCTGGTTCAGACGTTCTCCTGTAAGTTTTATGGCGATCTCAATCTTCCAAGTAACCCGACAACATTTGAAGAAGCTGTGAAGACCTACGTAGAGCTGCCAAAGCTGCTGAAGTCACAGGCAGAGAAACTCGTTCCCTTGAAGGTTTGGCTGATGCCTCTGACAAATCTGGCTTCAACAGCTCCGAAGCTCATGAGCGGCATCAGTGTTGGTCTGGTGAGGAAGGTTGAAGAAACTCTGGAAGACATGAAGCAGATGAAATCCAGATGTAATGATGCTCTGGTTGATGAAATAATTGAGAAATTTCCACAGATTAAAGAAGACCTAAGTCGTTACCAGAAGCTGTGTAATGACTACACATCTAACCTCCGAAAGACCCTGGAGACAAAGCTTCCCTCCATCCGTGAAGGCAACGAGGATGAGAGCTCATTGAGACAACTCTTTGACAGCAGAGACACGTCACCGTTTAGTCATGAAAAACTACTCAAGTGGCTGGAgggtaaagagagagaaatcaaCATCATGAGGTCCTGCGTGGAAATAATGGAGGGAATCAAGATCGTCCACAATCAGTCCGAACTGGATCGAGAAGTTCTCAATCCAGGTATCAAAGAAGCTCTGTGCTTTGTGTTCACCTCTTTGGAAAGTGCTGACCCCTGTCTGGATGCAATGGCTCAATTCCTGGATTCAGTTCAGTCCAGCAGCGCCAATGACGTCCCGTGGTACTACTCAGAGGAGGTGTTCAACCGAATCACAGAAAAAGCCAAAATCTTCCACGAACTTGCAACTAAGTTCAAGAACAACAGTGAGTTTCGCTTTCTGGTGGCAGCcatcaaaaatgacaaacacatcGGAGCAACGATCTACCAGTACAAAGACGCCAAGATGATCACTGAAGATTTTACTGTGAAGGATGTGCTTGGTCCTGTGGAGAAAATCACAGATAAAGAAGATCTGATCTGGT ACTCCTGTGACCTGACTGTGGACCAAGACACTGTGGGCAACGAGCTCATTCTgtctgaggaaaacaagaaggtCACAAATGACGGTCAAACGTCCTACCCTGACAACCCAAGAAGGTTTCCAGTACCGCAGTTCATGTGCCGAGAGGCCTTGACAAGACGcagttactgggaggtcgaaTGGAGCCACAGTTCCAGAGAAGCAGTCATTACAGGGGTCGCCTACGAGAGAATTCAAAGGAGCGATAAGCTTTGTATTGTGGGATATAACTATGACTCATTAGGTCTTGGTCATGCTGTAGTTGAGGATCCACCCCCTAAACTACTCGCTTTTTTTGGTAGTATGAAGGCAGTTTGGAAGGAACCCTGTCCCCCTGGCTGCACCCGGGTAGGAATATTTCTGGACTGGCCTGCTGGAAGTCTTTCCTTCTACATGGTGTCCTCAAACCAGCTGACTCACCTCCACACCTTCCACACTCGCTTCTTCTATCCAGTTTATCCAGCCTTCTGGATTGGAAGATCCTCTAATTATGTTGATCTGCGTCAAAATTTATGA